In Deinococcus aquiradiocola, the genomic stretch CCTCGACCCGCGCGACTGCCTCGCGCACGAGGACGCCGTGAACGGGGTCCGCAGCGCCGCCGGGGCCGGGTGCCGCGTCGTGGCGCTCAGCACCACGCAGGCCGAGCCGGTCCTGATCGCGGCGGGCGCGGCGCAGGTCGTGCCGGACTTCCGGGCGTGGCGCGCGTGGCTCGGCCGCTGACCGGCAGGCACACGCGGCCGTGAAGGGCGCGCACGCCGAGGACCGCGCCCTCGCGCACCTGCTCGCGGCGGGCCACACGCTGCTCGCCCGCAACTACCGCGTGCCGGGCGGCGAGCTGGACCTCGTGACGCTGGACGGGCCGGTCACGGTGTTCACGGAAGTCCGGCAGCGGCGCGGCGTGGCGCACGGCAGCGCGCTGGAGAGCGTCACGCCGCGCAAGGTGGCGCTGCTGCGCCGCGCGGCCCTGACGTACCTGACGCGCGAG encodes the following:
- a CDS encoding YraN family protein, with translation MKGAHAEDRALAHLLAAGHTLLARNYRVPGGELDLVTLDGPVTVFTEVRQRRGVAHGSALESVTPRKVALLRRAALTYLTREHGRDDLPCRFDVIVVQGDERSGPLTHLQNALD